In one window of Prevotella sp. E13-17 DNA:
- a CDS encoding GH25 family lysozyme: MNRLILLITPLLILCGCSNRQKTKPTYFEDIDTTCFTVSDTTISKQRNEMIAKELDYYLDRHNVRDEGFDMVIRYAEDGDSTQAFYLPKGKAAARNLMNWHHGRRQGKGVTTDHLGRLIVGMFNADTLVSGIRMDEKGIYAGMMNSAMEACGHGSYRSVDGSFYEGHWQHDQREGFGFSISANHLKAGQWLRDTFRGERMHYTSERIYGIDISRYQHEIGRRRYPIDWANLRITNMGKRISSQRVDGDANYPVSFVYIKSTQGSTITNQYYGSDYQNARKQNIRTGAYHFFTVGKDAKEQAHFFLKNTQFKKGDLPPMLDIEPTDAMIQKGGGAKKMFSDIRTWLNMVERATHTRPLLYVNQRFINTYIDMAPDLKEKYLFWIARYGEYKPDVRLALWQLSDCGRVSGIKGDVDLNVFNGYQIHWDDFLSEETIK; encoded by the coding sequence ATGAATCGTCTCATTCTACTTATCACTCCCCTACTCATCCTTTGTGGATGCAGCAATCGACAAAAAACGAAACCAACCTATTTTGAGGATATAGACACGACATGTTTTACTGTCAGTGATACCACCATATCAAAACAGCGAAACGAAATGATAGCCAAGGAGCTGGATTACTACTTGGATCGTCATAATGTGCGTGACGAGGGGTTCGACATGGTGATACGCTATGCAGAGGACGGCGATTCAACACAAGCGTTCTATCTGCCTAAAGGGAAAGCAGCGGCACGCAACCTGATGAACTGGCACCACGGTCGGAGACAAGGCAAGGGCGTCACCACCGACCATTTGGGCCGACTCATCGTTGGCATGTTCAATGCCGACACGCTGGTCAGCGGAATACGCATGGACGAGAAAGGCATCTATGCTGGAATGATGAACAGCGCCATGGAGGCTTGCGGACATGGTTCCTACCGCTCGGTAGATGGCTCTTTCTACGAAGGACACTGGCAACATGACCAGCGCGAAGGCTTTGGCTTTAGCATCAGTGCCAACCACCTGAAAGCAGGACAATGGCTCAGAGACACCTTTCGTGGAGAACGAATGCATTACACCAGCGAACGTATTTATGGCATAGACATCTCTCGCTATCAGCACGAAATCGGTCGCAGACGCTATCCCATTGACTGGGCTAACCTGCGTATCACCAACATGGGCAAGCGCATCAGCAGTCAACGTGTAGATGGCGATGCCAACTATCCAGTCAGTTTCGTGTATATTAAGTCAACGCAGGGATCCACCATCACCAATCAATACTACGGCAGCGACTATCAGAATGCACGCAAGCAGAACATCCGCACAGGCGCATACCATTTCTTTACCGTGGGGAAAGATGCTAAAGAGCAGGCACACTTCTTCCTGAAGAACACCCAATTCAAGAAAGGCGACTTGCCTCCAATGTTAGACATTGAACCCACAGATGCCATGATACAAAAAGGAGGCGGAGCAAAGAAGATGTTCAGCGACATACGCACCTGGCTTAACATGGTAGAACGAGCCACACACACACGACCATTATTGTATGTCAATCAGCGATTCATCAACACATACATAGATATGGCTCCCGACCTAAAAGAGAAATATCTGTTCTGGATTGCACGATATGGAGAATACAAACCCGACGTCAGACTGGCCCTGTGGCAACTGAGCGACTGCGGTCGTGTGAGTGGTATCAAGGGCGACGTCGATTTGAATGTATTCAATGGATATCAGATACACTGGGACGATTTCCTAAGCGAGGAGACCATTAAATAG
- a CDS encoding folylpolyglutamate synthase/dihydrofolate synthase family protein translates to MTYEDVTEYLFSQTANYENQGAIGYKEGLETTKALDEHFGHPHQHFRSIHIAGTNGKGSVSHTIAALLQICGYRVGLYTSPHLVDFSERIRVNGTPIPQEYVVSFVENEKAFFEPLHPSFFEISTAMAFKYFSDMNVDIAVIEVGLGGRLDCTNIITPIMSVITNISMDHTKLLGSTLEQIAMEKGGIIKPGVPVVIGEATPETRHVFDALAQEVGAPITYAEDKPAIVDYKVLPEGFIHYKTNRGVEFDGELMGLYQVKNTNTIIKVIDGLIKMGYLSSSDNEDNMNKGLKEMNYAFTNVTNITGLKGRWQIVRDKPKVVCDTGHNVGAWQYLSKQLEALSCHQLRIVFGMVDDKDIYSVMNLLPKNATYYYTKGSTKRAFPETSLKVFGDQFGLKGECYPTVAKAYEAALQNATSEDVIFIGGSTYVVADFLKSRI, encoded by the coding sequence ATGACCTACGAAGACGTAACTGAATACCTGTTCAGCCAGACAGCCAACTATGAGAACCAGGGGGCTATTGGTTATAAAGAAGGGTTAGAGACAACCAAGGCTCTGGACGAACATTTCGGCCATCCGCACCAACATTTCCGCAGCATACACATTGCCGGCACCAACGGCAAGGGATCGGTGTCGCACACCATCGCAGCACTATTGCAGATATGCGGCTACCGTGTAGGACTGTACACCTCCCCCCACTTAGTGGACTTCAGTGAACGTATCCGTGTGAATGGCACCCCCATTCCCCAAGAATATGTTGTCAGCTTTGTAGAGAACGAGAAAGCGTTCTTCGAACCACTTCACCCTTCATTCTTTGAGATCTCGACAGCCATGGCGTTCAAATACTTTAGCGACATGAACGTTGACATCGCCGTCATAGAAGTAGGATTAGGTGGCAGATTGGACTGTACGAACATCATCACCCCCATCATGAGTGTCATCACCAACATCTCGATGGACCACACCAAACTGTTGGGCTCAACACTGGAGCAGATAGCCATGGAGAAAGGCGGTATCATCAAGCCTGGTGTACCCGTCGTCATCGGTGAGGCAACACCTGAGACACGCCATGTCTTCGATGCGTTGGCACAAGAGGTAGGCGCTCCCATCACTTATGCAGAAGACAAACCTGCCATCGTTGACTATAAAGTGCTGCCAGAAGGATTCATACACTACAAGACGAATCGCGGCGTGGAATTCGATGGCGAACTAATGGGATTGTACCAAGTCAAGAACACGAACACAATCATCAAGGTGATTGACGGCCTTATCAAGATGGGCTACCTGTCGTCGTCCGACAACGAAGACAACATGAACAAAGGGCTAAAGGAGATGAACTATGCCTTCACGAACGTCACCAACATTACAGGACTGAAAGGCAGATGGCAGATCGTGAGAGATAAGCCCAAAGTCGTGTGTGACACAGGACACAACGTTGGGGCTTGGCAATATCTGTCAAAGCAACTGGAAGCGTTATCCTGCCACCAACTTCGCATCGTATTTGGCATGGTGGATGACAAAGACATCTATAGCGTGATGAATTTGCTGCCCAAAAACGCCACCTATTATTATACGAAAGGAAGCACGAAGAGAGCTTTCCCGGAAACCTCTCTAAAAGTATTTGGAGATCAATTTGGCCTAAAGGGCGAATGCTACCCTACAGTAGCCAAAGCTTATGAGGCTGCGCTACAAAATGCTACAAGTGAAGACGTTATCTTCATAGGTGGTAGCACCTATGTTGTAGCTGATTTCCTAAAATCTCGAATTTAG
- a CDS encoding MFS transporter, with the protein MTSTNNTKVIAIITMCFIFAMISFVTNMGAPFGNIWGFTYPFAKAWGNLMNFAAYLFMGIPAGKMLIKYGYKKTALIALAVGLIGLALQYLSSIAGDATYVFAYQEIPVALNLIIYLLGAFVCGFCVCMLNTVVNPMLNLLGGGGNKGNQLIQVGGTLNSLTATLTPSLTGILVGTVTAETSMSNVAPLLFIGMAVFAISFVIISRVTIPEPTLGKEQPQYEHSPLAFRHTLLGVIAIFFYVGIEIGIPMHLQFYVTDLGFEGSAAIGGVIAGIYWILMMVGRATSSVISGKVSTSLQMIVVSSVAIALLLIAIFMPESNTVVYDGHDIPVKAFFIAACGLCTSIMWGGIFNLSVEGLGKYTEAASGIFMTMVVGGGIMPLIQQSIASSTGNITSYWLVIAMLAYILFYATVGCKNVNKDINVD; encoded by the coding sequence ATGACTTCAACAAACAACACTAAAGTAATTGCCATCATCACGATGTGCTTCATCTTCGCGATGATCTCTTTTGTAACTAACATGGGTGCGCCCTTTGGCAACATTTGGGGCTTCACATATCCATTCGCTAAGGCATGGGGTAACCTGATGAACTTCGCTGCATACTTGTTCATGGGTATTCCTGCTGGTAAGATGCTTATCAAATATGGATATAAGAAGACCGCACTGATTGCATTGGCAGTGGGTCTGATCGGTTTGGCCCTTCAGTATCTGTCGAGTATCGCTGGCGATGCCACCTATGTATTTGCATACCAAGAGATTCCTGTTGCACTGAACCTGATTATCTATCTGCTGGGTGCTTTCGTCTGCGGTTTCTGCGTATGTATGCTGAACACCGTGGTAAACCCCATGCTGAACCTGCTCGGTGGCGGTGGCAACAAGGGTAATCAGCTCATCCAAGTTGGTGGCACACTGAACTCGCTGACCGCTACGCTGACTCCCAGTCTCACGGGTATCTTGGTTGGTACGGTGACCGCAGAAACCAGCATGAGCAACGTGGCTCCACTGCTGTTCATCGGCATGGCAGTCTTCGCTATTTCATTTGTCATCATCAGCCGAGTAACCATTCCCGAGCCAACCCTCGGCAAGGAGCAGCCTCAATATGAGCACAGCCCTCTGGCATTCCGCCACACACTGCTGGGCGTCATTGCCATCTTCTTCTATGTTGGTATCGAGATCGGTATTCCCATGCACTTGCAGTTCTACGTAACCGACCTGGGCTTCGAAGGTTCAGCAGCCATTGGTGGTGTGATAGCAGGTATCTATTGGATTCTGATGATGGTAGGACGTGCCACGTCAAGTGTCATCTCAGGCAAGGTATCTACTTCACTCCAGATGATTGTCGTGTCAAGTGTGGCTATCGCACTGTTGCTGATTGCCATCTTCATGCCTGAAAGCAACACAGTTGTTTACGACGGACACGACATTCCCGTGAAGGCCTTCTTCATTGCAGCCTGCGGTCTCTGCACTTCTATCATGTGGGGTGGCATCTTCAACCTCTCTGTAGAGGGTCTGGGCAAGTACACAGAGGCAGCTTCTGGTATCTTCATGACGATGGTAGTAGGTGGTGGCATCATGCCCCTCATCCAGCAGAGCATTGCAAGTAGCACAGGCAACATCACCAGCTACTGGCTCGTCATCGCCATGCTGGCCTACATTCTGTTCTACGCTACTGTTGGTTGCAAGAACGTGAACAAGGACATCAATGTAGATTAA
- a CDS encoding ABC-F family ATP-binding cassette domain-containing protein, with the protein MITVTNLAIQFGKKVLYKDVNLKFTNNNIYGVIGANGAGKSTLLRAISGELEPNKGSIELGPGERLSVLEQDHFKYDNFTVMDTVLMGHQPLWQNMKEREALYAKEEMTEEDGVKAAELEMAFAEMNGWEAESEAAQLLQNLGIKEDIHYSQMADISNNEKVRVMLAKALFGHPDNLLLDEPTNDLDLDTVQWLEEYLSGLEQCVMVVSHDRHFLDAVSTQTVDIDFGKVTLFSGNYSFWYESSQLALRQAQNQKMKAEEKKKQLEEFIRRFSANVAKSKQTTSRKKMLEKLNVEQITPSTRKYPGIIFQMEREPGTQILEVEGLKALDSDGSVLFDNVSFTIEKGQKTVFLSHNPKAMTALFEIINGNREADAGTYKWGVTITTAYLPLDNTEFFQSELNLVDWLSQFGKGNEVMMKSFLGRMLFKEEDVLKHVNVLSGGEKMRCMIARMQLKNANCLILDTPTNHLDLESIQAFNNNLVSFKGNILFASHDHEFIQTVADRIIELTPKGTIDKLMQYDDYIYDETIKEQKAKMYI; encoded by the coding sequence ATGATTACAGTCACCAATCTGGCAATTCAATTTGGAAAGAAGGTTCTCTACAAGGACGTGAACCTGAAGTTTACTAACAACAATATCTACGGCGTGATCGGTGCCAATGGCGCTGGTAAGTCAACACTACTGAGAGCCATCAGCGGCGAACTGGAGCCCAACAAAGGAAGCATCGAGCTGGGCCCCGGAGAGCGCCTCTCCGTATTGGAACAGGACCACTTCAAATATGACAATTTCACGGTCATGGACACCGTCTTAATGGGCCACCAGCCCCTCTGGCAGAACATGAAGGAGCGCGAAGCTCTCTATGCCAAAGAAGAGATGACCGAGGAAGACGGCGTAAAGGCTGCCGAGCTGGAAATGGCCTTTGCCGAGATGAATGGATGGGAAGCCGAGAGTGAGGCTGCACAACTGTTGCAGAATCTGGGCATCAAAGAAGATATCCACTACTCGCAGATGGCAGACATCTCAAACAATGAAAAGGTGCGCGTGATGCTGGCAAAAGCACTGTTTGGCCACCCCGACAACCTGTTGCTCGACGAGCCTACCAACGACCTTGACCTCGACACCGTACAGTGGCTGGAGGAATATCTGTCAGGACTGGAGCAGTGCGTCATGGTGGTCAGTCACGACCGTCACTTCCTGGATGCCGTATCCACGCAAACCGTGGACATCGACTTTGGTAAGGTGACACTGTTCTCTGGTAACTACTCTTTCTGGTACGAGTCGTCACAGTTGGCACTTCGCCAAGCTCAGAACCAGAAGATGAAGGCCGAAGAGAAGAAAAAGCAGTTGGAAGAGTTTATTCGTCGATTCTCGGCTAACGTGGCCAAGAGTAAGCAGACCACCTCGCGTAAGAAGATGCTGGAAAAACTGAACGTAGAACAAATCACGCCTTCAACACGTAAGTATCCAGGCATTATCTTCCAGATGGAGCGTGAGCCGGGAACACAGATACTGGAGGTTGAAGGACTGAAGGCTCTTGACAGCGATGGCTCTGTGCTGTTTGACAATGTCAGCTTCACCATTGAGAAAGGACAGAAGACCGTATTTCTGAGCCACAACCCTAAGGCCATGACTGCCCTTTTTGAAATTATCAACGGCAACCGTGAGGCTGATGCCGGCACATACAAATGGGGCGTCACCATCACAACGGCCTACCTGCCCCTGGACAACACCGAGTTTTTCCAGTCAGAGCTGAACCTGGTGGACTGGCTGAGTCAGTTTGGCAAGGGCAACGAGGTGATGATGAAATCGTTCTTGGGGCGTATGCTCTTCAAGGAAGAGGACGTCTTGAAGCACGTCAACGTGCTCTCGGGTGGTGAGAAGATGCGCTGTATGATAGCACGTATGCAACTCAAGAACGCCAACTGTCTGATTCTTGACACGCCTACCAACCACCTCGATCTGGAATCTATCCAGGCTTTCAACAACAACCTGGTGAGCTTCAAGGGCAACATCCTCTTTGCCTCTCACGACCACGAGTTCATCCAGACCGTTGCCGACCGCATCATCGAACTTACTCCTAAGGGCACCATCGACAAGCTGATGCAATATGATGACTATATTTATGACGAAACCATCAAGGAGCAGAAAGCTAAGATGTATATCTAA
- the galK gene encoding galactokinase, protein MDIEFVRQRFIKHFDGKTGNVYTSPGRINLIGEHTDYNGGFVFPGAVDKGVTAEMRANGTEDTVMAYAIDLKDRVDFKLSDPAGPKASWARYIYGIALEMKKLGVPVKGFNIAFAGDVPLGAGMSSSAAMESCFACGLNDIFGENKVSQWDMVLAGQATEHNYCGVNCGIMDQFASVFGKAGCLMRLDCRSREFEYFPFKPDGYRLVLLDSVVKHQLAGSPYNDRRNSCENVVKHIQAKHPEGKFETLRDCTWEQLEEVKAEVGEEDYKRAKFVLGEKDRVLAVCDALNEGDYEKVGEMMYKTHEGLSKDYEVSCEELDFLNDIAKENGVTGSRIMGGGFGGCTINLVRNDLYKQFVEDAKKKFNAKYGHEPKVYDVVIGDGSRKLC, encoded by the coding sequence ATTGATATCGAATTTGTAAGACAGCGATTCATCAAGCACTTTGACGGAAAGACTGGTAATGTTTACACATCTCCCGGCCGCATCAACCTGATTGGTGAACACACAGACTATAACGGTGGATTTGTATTCCCCGGAGCAGTGGACAAAGGTGTGACAGCAGAGATGCGTGCCAACGGTACAGAAGATACCGTTATGGCATACGCTATCGACCTGAAAGACCGTGTAGATTTCAAGCTCTCTGACCCCGCAGGTCCCAAGGCATCATGGGCACGCTATATCTATGGCATAGCTCTGGAGATGAAGAAGCTGGGCGTTCCCGTAAAGGGCTTCAACATTGCCTTTGCCGGCGACGTGCCCCTCGGTGCAGGTATGTCATCGTCTGCCGCCATGGAGAGCTGCTTCGCTTGCGGACTGAACGACATCTTCGGCGAGAACAAGGTTAGCCAGTGGGATATGGTACTGGCTGGTCAGGCCACTGAGCACAACTACTGCGGTGTGAACTGTGGTATCATGGACCAGTTTGCTTCTGTATTCGGTAAGGCAGGTTGCCTGATGCGTCTGGACTGCCGTAGCCGTGAGTTCGAATACTTCCCATTCAAGCCCGATGGCTACCGTCTGGTGCTGCTTGACTCTGTGGTTAAACACCAGTTGGCAGGTTCACCCTACAACGACCGTCGCAACAGCTGCGAGAATGTGGTAAAGCATATTCAGGCTAAGCACCCAGAGGGTAAGTTCGAGACCTTGCGCGACTGCACATGGGAGCAGTTGGAAGAGGTCAAGGCCGAAGTAGGCGAAGAAGACTACAAGCGTGCCAAGTTCGTGCTGGGCGAGAAAGACCGTGTATTGGCTGTCTGCGACGCTCTGAACGAAGGCGACTACGAGAAGGTTGGTGAGATGATGTACAAGACCCACGAGGGTCTGTCAAAGGACTACGAGGTGTCTTGCGAGGAGCTCGACTTCCTAAACGACATTGCCAAGGAGAACGGCGTTACTGGTAGCCGTATCATGGGTGGTGGCTTCGGTGGTTGCACCATCAATCTGGTTCGCAACGACCTCTACAAGCAGTTTGTTGAGGATGCCAAGAAGAAGTTCAATGCCAAGTATGGTCATGAGCCAAAGGTTTACGATGTAGTCATCGGCGATGGCTCACGCAAGCTCTGCTAA
- the dnaJ gene encoding molecular chaperone DnaJ produces MAQKRDYYEVLGVEKTASEAEIKKAYRKIAIKYHPDRNPGDKEAEEKFKEAAEAYNVLHDAQKRQQYDQFGFAGLNGGAGDGFGGFGAGASMNMDDIFSMFGDIFGGHGFGGFGGGFGGGKARPQKHRGGDLRLKVRLTLEEINQGVTKKFKVRKDVPCEHCHGTGAEGGSGMDTCPTCHGSGIVTHTTQSIFGMMQSQGVCPTCHGQGQVIKNKCKHCGGTGITKGEEVVEVNIPAGVAEGMVVNISGKGNAGMNNGIPGDIQVFIAEEPHDTFIRDENDLIYNLLLDFPTATLGGEVEIPTIEGKVLKVKIEPGTQPGKTMRLRGKGLPAVKGYGTGRGDLVVNISIYVPKTLSRDEKKAIEAFKDSDNFKGDKETRESIFQKFKNYFN; encoded by the coding sequence ATGGCACAGAAGCGAGACTACTATGAGGTACTGGGCGTCGAAAAGACGGCCTCAGAGGCAGAGATAAAGAAGGCATACAGAAAAATCGCCATCAAGTATCACCCAGACCGTAACCCCGGTGACAAGGAAGCCGAGGAGAAATTCAAGGAAGCTGCAGAGGCTTACAACGTGTTGCACGACGCTCAAAAGCGCCAACAATACGACCAGTTTGGCTTTGCCGGACTGAACGGTGGTGCCGGCGATGGTTTCGGAGGCTTCGGTGCGGGTGCCTCAATGAACATGGACGACATCTTCTCGATGTTCGGCGACATCTTTGGCGGACACGGTTTCGGCGGCTTCGGTGGCGGTTTTGGTGGCGGAAAAGCCCGTCCTCAGAAACATCGCGGTGGCGATCTGCGCCTGAAGGTCAGACTGACACTGGAGGAAATCAATCAGGGTGTCACTAAAAAATTTAAGGTACGCAAGGATGTTCCCTGTGAGCATTGCCATGGTACAGGAGCCGAGGGCGGAAGCGGCATGGATACATGTCCCACATGTCACGGCTCTGGTATTGTCACACACACCACACAGAGCATCTTCGGCATGATGCAGAGTCAGGGTGTCTGCCCCACCTGCCATGGTCAGGGCCAAGTCATCAAGAACAAGTGTAAACACTGTGGTGGCACTGGCATCACCAAAGGTGAAGAAGTCGTAGAAGTCAACATACCAGCAGGCGTGGCCGAAGGAATGGTTGTCAACATCTCGGGCAAAGGTAACGCTGGCATGAACAACGGTATTCCCGGTGATATTCAAGTGTTTATCGCAGAAGAGCCACACGACACCTTTATCCGCGACGAGAACGATTTGATCTACAATCTGCTGCTTGACTTCCCCACAGCCACACTGGGTGGCGAGGTAGAGATACCCACGATTGAAGGAAAGGTGCTGAAAGTCAAGATTGAACCAGGAACACAACCCGGAAAGACCATGCGCCTGAGGGGCAAAGGACTGCCCGCTGTGAAAGGTTATGGAACAGGCAGAGGCGACCTCGTGGTGAACATCAGCATCTATGTGCCCAAGACACTGTCGCGCGACGAGAAAAAGGCCATCGAGGCCTTCAAGGACAGCGACAACTTCAAAGGCGACAAGGAAACTCGCGAAAGCATCTTCCAGAAATTCAAGAACTATTTCAACTAA
- a CDS encoding aldose epimerase family protein: MANTTENVNLCGLKREDFQTTVNGKKTDLYILRNRKGYEVAITNYGGAICAIMVPDKDGNVANVIQGHDNIQSVINSPEPFLSTLIGRFGNRICKGLFTLNGKEYQLAINNGPNALHGGPRGFHARVWDAKQMGPRALALHRVSSYGEEGYTGEVDITVEITFTDQNELVLEYLATTNKKTIINLTHHGFFSLAGTADPTPTIDEQILELNADFYVPIDDTSIPTGEILKVAGTPFDFRTPKAVGKDIDADDIQIKHGAGYDHCFVLNKKEEGELSFAARLTEPKSGRTMEVYTTEPGVQVYSDNWADGYKGIHGATFGRRSAICFECQHFPDSPNRPYFPSVVLNPGQRYKQKTIYKFGVTE; this comes from the coding sequence ATGGCGAACACAACAGAAAACGTGAATCTGTGTGGTCTGAAACGCGAGGACTTTCAGACCACAGTCAACGGTAAGAAAACCGATCTTTACATCCTCCGTAACCGCAAGGGATACGAAGTAGCCATTACCAATTACGGCGGCGCCATTTGTGCCATCATGGTACCAGACAAAGACGGAAACGTTGCTAACGTGATTCAGGGTCACGACAATATCCAATCAGTTATTAATTCTCCAGAACCCTTCCTTTCTACTCTTATCGGCCGATTCGGAAACAGAATCTGCAAGGGACTGTTTACGCTGAATGGCAAGGAATATCAGTTAGCCATCAACAATGGGCCTAACGCACTCCATGGCGGTCCGCGTGGTTTCCACGCTCGCGTATGGGATGCCAAGCAGATGGGTCCCCGTGCGTTGGCTTTGCACCGTGTATCAAGCTACGGTGAAGAGGGATATACTGGCGAAGTTGACATCACTGTAGAAATCACCTTCACCGACCAGAATGAACTGGTGCTGGAGTATTTGGCTACGACCAACAAGAAAACCATCATCAACCTGACACACCACGGCTTCTTCTCGTTGGCAGGTACGGCAGATCCCACTCCCACTATCGACGAACAGATACTGGAACTGAATGCCGACTTCTACGTGCCTATCGACGACACCTCCATTCCTACAGGCGAGATCTTGAAGGTGGCAGGTACACCATTCGACTTCCGCACACCAAAGGCTGTGGGCAAAGACATCGATGCCGACGACATACAGATAAAACATGGTGCAGGCTACGACCACTGCTTCGTATTGAACAAGAAGGAAGAGGGCGAGTTGAGCTTTGCAGCACGTCTGACAGAGCCTAAGAGCGGACGCACAATGGAGGTTTACACCACCGAGCCCGGTGTGCAAGTCTATAGCGACAACTGGGCAGACGGTTATAAAGGCATTCACGGAGCCACCTTCGGCCGTCGATCGGCCATCTGCTTCGAGTGCCAGCACTTCCCCGACAGTCCTAACCGTCCCTACTTCCCATCTGTCGTATTGAATCCCGGTCAGCGCTATAAGCAGAAGACCATCTATAAATTCGGAGTAACTGAATAG
- a CDS encoding nucleotide exchange factor GrpE, producing the protein MTEKDINIEEQEQTTDQVAVEKDNSENTTDAESSEPTDNSENAESAETDEKPNEAEQIIADLKDKYLRTMAEFDNFRKRTIKERQELIFNGGKKTITALLPVIDDMERAIENGKKTDDIEVLREGIQLIYQKLMKTLEAQGVTKIDTENADFDTNLHEAVALVPGMGDDKKGKVIDCMATGYKLNDEVIRYAKVAVGQ; encoded by the coding sequence ATGACAGAAAAAGACATAAACATCGAAGAACAAGAGCAGACGACTGACCAAGTGGCAGTCGAAAAGGACAATAGCGAGAACACAACAGATGCCGAGAGCTCGGAACCTACAGACAACTCGGAAAACGCTGAAAGTGCAGAGACGGACGAGAAGCCCAATGAAGCAGAACAAATCATTGCCGACCTCAAAGACAAGTATCTGCGCACGATGGCAGAGTTTGACAACTTCCGCAAACGCACCATCAAAGAACGTCAGGAACTGATCTTCAATGGTGGCAAGAAAACCATCACTGCACTACTCCCCGTCATTGACGACATGGAGCGCGCCATCGAGAACGGCAAGAAGACCGACGACATTGAAGTGTTGCGCGAAGGCATTCAGCTCATCTACCAGAAACTGATGAAGACCTTGGAAGCACAGGGCGTGACGAAGATAGACACAGAGAATGCAGACTTCGACACCAACCTGCATGAGGCTGTGGCACTGGTGCCCGGCATGGGCGACGACAAGAAAGGCAAGGTCATCGACTGTATGGCCACCGGGTATAAGTTGAACGATGAAGTAATCCGCTACGCAAAGGTAGCTGTAGGACAATAG
- the rlmH gene encoding 23S rRNA (pseudouridine(1915)-N(3))-methyltransferase RlmH — MKTELILVGKTVNKHFVAGINDYAERIAHYMPFNITVIPELKNTKNLSEEQQKTAEGELILKQIQPSDTVVLLDEHGKELRSIELASWLEQKRNTARRLVFVIGGPYGFSPAVYARANEKLSLSKLTFSHQMVRLVFTEQIYRACTIIKGEPYHHE; from the coding sequence ATGAAGACTGAGCTTATTCTGGTAGGAAAGACCGTGAACAAGCACTTTGTGGCTGGCATCAACGACTATGCAGAGCGTATAGCCCACTATATGCCCTTCAACATCACCGTCATACCCGAGCTAAAGAACACCAAGAACCTCTCTGAGGAACAGCAGAAAACGGCCGAAGGTGAACTGATACTGAAACAGATACAACCATCAGACACAGTTGTGTTGCTTGACGAACACGGTAAGGAGTTGCGCAGCATAGAGCTGGCCTCATGGTTAGAACAGAAAAGGAACACCGCACGACGACTGGTTTTCGTCATCGGAGGTCCCTACGGTTTCTCGCCTGCTGTCTATGCTCGCGCCAACGAGAAACTATCACTCTCCAAACTCACTTTCTCACACCAAATGGTAAGACTGGTCTTTACAGAACAGATCTATCGGGCTTGTACCATCATCAAGGGCGAGCCATACCATCACGAGTAA
- a CDS encoding DUF4491 family protein yields MYFTGIIIAFCTFLAIGIWHPIVIKTEYHWGTWPWKIYLLIGIVCLIAALFIENAIISASIGVFGASALWGIGELFAQKKRVQKGWFPMNPKRKHEYED; encoded by the coding sequence ATGTATTTCACAGGAATTATCATTGCCTTCTGCACATTTCTCGCCATCGGAATATGGCATCCCATCGTCATTAAGACAGAATATCACTGGGGCACTTGGCCTTGGAAGATATACCTGCTCATCGGCATCGTTTGTCTGATAGCAGCACTGTTCATCGAGAATGCCATCATCTCTGCCAGCATTGGCGTGTTTGGGGCATCGGCACTGTGGGGCATCGGCGAACTTTTTGCTCAGAAAAAGCGCGTACAGAAAGGTTGGTTCCCCATGAACCCCAAACGTAAACACGAATATGAAGACTGA